The Nitrosomonas communis genome has a segment encoding these proteins:
- a CDS encoding GIDE domain-containing protein, with the protein MFNDQNVSNQQFMLSDGTNSCLVDPDGAKIQSDIKLVWYGSTEWPTTTKILESQSILNIASKHYRYQERLILPRQSLYIIGQFRTLSSHTNQSVRQVMLDLIDNWKKDKLQLLTRFDTNKDGEIDQEEWESARLAAQLQAQQIYLERPVEQAVSIITKPDISQRPFIISVYPQKRLIKKYRQIAFSAFTLCLVLMGYIVWLMQTYH; encoded by the coding sequence TTGTTCAATGATCAAAATGTAAGTAATCAACAATTTATGTTGAGCGATGGAACGAATAGTTGTCTTGTTGATCCAGATGGCGCAAAAATTCAGAGTGATATAAAACTAGTTTGGTATGGGAGCACTGAATGGCCAACTACGACCAAAATTCTGGAAAGTCAATCTATATTGAATATAGCCTCCAAGCATTATCGCTACCAGGAAAGACTCATATTACCCCGCCAATCACTTTATATTATCGGACAATTTAGAACCCTATCCTCTCATACCAATCAATCAGTTAGACAAGTGATGCTTGATCTCATTGATAATTGGAAAAAAGATAAGCTGCAACTATTGACGCGTTTCGATACCAATAAAGATGGTGAAATTGATCAGGAAGAGTGGGAATCAGCACGTCTGGCAGCACAATTACAAGCTCAACAAATTTACCTTGAGCGACCAGTGGAACAAGCTGTCAGCATTATTACAAAACCAGATATCTCACAGCGACCTTTTATCATATCTGTTTATCCCCAGAAGCGACTGATCAAAAAATATCGCCAAATTGCTTTTTCTGCTTTCACTCTTTGTCTGGTCTTAATGGGCTACATTGTCTGGTTAATGCAGACATACCATTGA